From a region of the Salvelinus namaycush isolate Seneca chromosome 40, SaNama_1.0, whole genome shotgun sequence genome:
- the cep70 gene encoding centrosomal protein of 70 kDa isoform X1: MEQQQEQTEWDAVNRLLQHHGFKPVHFADPVENKNLADLVLLEKKSACDIRTMLRTMLTDSERRQTLIQELIQSNNQLKEEAQQHVSRAARQSQRVSELEGVLDGVKSKLQDLEDSYIGKAAQQHSKVHQLQHDKRDAQKRCQGLEQKLSEEKDVASQLQRKLYFTVTEEEKRVARQNQVFQQIHKRSARPNSPVDQQVLDVIDIYEAQMEQLRDDIKSLKGESGGSQTSDQSQSSMRSTTGVSPNHKALLKSYQEQLKDSKAQRVELRNEIQQLKQDLESRPTVKELKSYKEQLRRMDKLIQQNNMRSAREFKEEESAALSNQEVAKARALAARHEKVLNDIRAVLTTSGAPLRLHRARPSTSHTLSNRASEMVEFDELLSTLEMWAEQLASLKDLHCALSKLMLRLLPWQPAGANSLMESVRVEDLMLLVDTLLEETNSGEDKVLRSPTKNTLQSMVSHFQKLFDITSLSGVYPRMNEVYTRLGEMTNAMRNLRDILALDDRAPPSEVVNQVASLVNSPEATVGQELHVLLGTSDIDSIILKVKEHEEFFPAFYFLVQELLQTLDVDCLDDIMPVLRSLKSRAE; encoded by the exons ATGGAACAG CAGCAGGAGCAGACAGAGTGGGATGCTGTGAACAGACTCCTCCAGCACCATGGGTTCAAGCCGGTTCACTTTGCTGATCCTGTCGAGAATAAGAACCTTGCAG ACTTGGTTCTTCTGGAGAAGAAGTCGGCCTGTGACATCAGGACTATGCTGCGGACGATGCTTACAGACTCGGAGAGGAGACAGACCTTGATTCAGGAGCTCATCCAGTCCAACAACCAACTTAA AGAGGAGGCTCAGCAGCACGTTAGCCGCGCTGCCCGTCAGTCCCAGAGGGTGTCCGAGTTGGAGGGAGTTCTGGACGGGGTGAAGAGCAAGCTGCAGGACCTGGAAGACAGTTACATTGGCAAGGCCGCGCAGCAGCACAGCAAAGTGCACCAACTTCAGCACGACAAGAGAGATGCACAG AAACGCTGCCAGGGCCTGGAGCAGAAGCTGTCTGAGGAGAAAGATGTGGCTTCCCAGCTGCAGCGGAAGCTCTACTTCACCGTGACAGAGGAAGAGAAgcgggttgctaggcagaaccaGGTGTTTCAGCAGATCCACAAGAGATCAGCTCGGCCCAACTCACCAGTGGACCAGCA GGTGTTGGATGTAATTGACATCTATGAGGCCCAAATGGAACAGCTCCGCGATGATATCAA GTCCCTCAAAGGAGAGTCTGGGGGATCACAAACATCTGACCAATCGCAGAGCAGCATGAGAAGCACCACCGGGGTCTCCCCCAATCACAAAGCTCTCCTGAAG TCCTATCAGGAACAGTTAAAGGACAGCAAAGCGCAGAGGGTGGAGCTTAGGAATGAAATTCAGCAGTTGAAGCAAGACTTGGAATCTAGGCCCACAGTGAAAGAGCTGAAGTCCTACAAAGAACAACTGAGACGCATGGACAAACTTATTCAACAGAATAACATGAG GTCTGCTCGGGAGTTTAAAGAAGAGGAGAGTGCTGCTCTGAGTAACCAGGAGGTGGCGAAGGCAAGGGCCTTGGCTGCCAGACACGAGAAG GTTCTGAATGACATCAGAGCGGTTTTGACTACTTCCGGGGCTCCACTGAGGCTCCATAGAGCGAGGCCATCAACCAGCCATACGCTGTCCAACAGGGCCTCGGAGATGGTCGAGTTTGACGAACTCCTCTCCACTCTGGAGATGTGGGCTGAACAACTGGCTTCACTGAAG GACCTGCACTGTGCCCTGAGTAAGTTGATGCTGAGACTGTTACCATGGCAGCCAGCAGGCGCTAATAGTCTTATGGAAAGTGTTCGAGTGGAGGACCTTATGCTATTGGTGGACACTCTGCTAGAGGAGACCAACTCTGGGGAGGATAAG GTGTTGAGGAGCCCCACTAAGAACACTCTCCAGTCCATGGTGTCCCACTTCCAGAAGCTGTTTGATATAACCTCCCTCAGCGGGGTGTATCCACGTATGAACGAGGTCTACACCAGGCTTGGGGAGATGACCAACGCTATGAGGAACCTGAGGGACATCCTGGCCCTGG ATGACAGAGCGCCCCCTAGTGAAGTGGTAAACCAGGTAGCCAGTCTAGTCAACTCCCCAGAGGCCACGGTTGGCCAAGAGCTCCACGTCCTCCTGGGAACCAGTGATATTGACAG TATTATTTTGAAGGTAAAGGAACATGAGGAGTTCTTCCCTGCATTCTACTTTTTGGTTCAGGAGCTGCTCCAGACTCTAG ATGTTGACTGTCTGGATGACATCATGCCCGTTCTGAGGTCACTAAAGTCAAGAGCAGAGTAA
- the LOC120033351 gene encoding septin-10-like isoform X2 → MTTSDVAQGDKNARPLSLSGHVGFDSLPHQLVNKSTCQGFCFNILCIGETGIGKSTLMDTLFNTNFENFESSHFEPKVKLRAQTYDLQESNVQLKLTIVNTVGFGDQMNKQESYQHVVDYIDTQFESYLQEELKIKRSLHNYHDSRIHACLYFIAPSGHSLKSLDLVTMKKLDSKVNIIPVIAKADTISKSELHKFKIKIMSELVSNGVQIYQFPTDDETVSKINTAMNGILPFAVVGSSEEVKIGNKMVKARQYPWGVVQVENENHCDFVKLREMLICVNMEDLREQTHTRHYELYRRCKLEEMGFTDTNPESKPVSLQETYEAKRHEFLGDLQRREEEMRQMFVQRVKEKETELKEAERELQGKFEQLKRLHSEEKSKLDEKRRSLEDEINTFSKKKTAAELLQGQPFNTNANLKKDKDRKNSGFM, encoded by the exons ATGACTACGTCGGATGTTGCTCAGGGG GACAAAAATGCCCGGCCCCTGTCCTTGTCTGGCCATGTTGGCTTCGACAGCCTACCTCACCAGCTGGTCAACAAATCAACATGTCAAGGTTTCTGCTTCAATATCCTCTGTATTG GCGAAACGGGTATTGGCAAATCCACCCTAATGGACACACTGTTCAACACTAACTTTGAGAACTTTGAGTCGTCTCACTTCGAGCCCAAGGTGAAGCTGCGAGCGCAGACCTATGACCTGCAGGAGAGCAACGTGCAACTCAAGCTGACCATCGTCAACACAGTGGGCTTTGGGGACCAGAtgaacaagcaggagag CTACCAGCATGTTGTGGACTACATTGACACCCAGTTCGAGTCGTATCTACAGGAAGAGTTGAAGATCAAGCGGTCCCTCCACAACTACCACGACTCCCGTATCCATGCCTGTCTCTACTTCATCGCCCCTTCAGGACACTCTCTCAAGTCCCTGGACCTGGTCACCATGAAGAAACTGGACAGCAAG GTCAACATCATTCCTGTCATCGCCAAAGCAGACACGATCTCCAAGAGCGAGCTCCACAAGTTTAAGATCAAGATCATGAGTGAGTTGGTCAGTAACGGTGTCCAGATCTACCAGTTCCCTACCGACGACGAGACCGTCTCCAAGATCAACACTGCCATGAAT GGTATCCTGCCTTTTGCTGTTGTGGGGAGCTCAGAGGAGGTGAAGATTGGAAATAAAATGGTCAAAGCTCGGCAGTATCCCTGGGGTGTGGTGCAAG TGGAGAATGAGAACCACTGTGACTTTGTGAAGCTGAGGGAGATGCTGATCTGTGTGAACATGGAGGACCTGAGGGAGCAGACCCACACGCGCCACTACGAGCTCTACCGCCGCTGCAAACTGGAGGAGATGGGATTCACAGACACGAACCCAGAGAGCAAGCCAGTCAG CCTGCAGGAGACCTATGAAGCCAAGCGTCACGAGTTCCTGGGAGATTTGCagcggagagaggaggagatgaggcaGATGTTTGTCCAGAGAGTCAAGGAGAAGGAGACTGAGCTGAAGGAAGCTGAGAGAGAg TTGCAAGGTAAGTTTGAGCAGCTGAAGAGACTGCACTCTGAGGAGAAGAGCAAGCTGGATGAGAAGAGAAGGTCCCTGGAGGACGAGATCAACACCTTCAGCAAGAAGAAAACAGCTGCCGAGCTGCTCCAAGGCCAGCCCTTCAACACTAACGCCAACCTCAAGAAGGACAAAGACCGTAAAAA CTCTGGGTTCATGTGA
- the LOC120033351 gene encoding septin-10-like isoform X1, producing MYAAETDLPSPGLSTISVSKDKNARPLSLSGHVGFDSLPHQLVNKSTCQGFCFNILCIGETGIGKSTLMDTLFNTNFENFESSHFEPKVKLRAQTYDLQESNVQLKLTIVNTVGFGDQMNKQESYQHVVDYIDTQFESYLQEELKIKRSLHNYHDSRIHACLYFIAPSGHSLKSLDLVTMKKLDSKVNIIPVIAKADTISKSELHKFKIKIMSELVSNGVQIYQFPTDDETVSKINTAMNGILPFAVVGSSEEVKIGNKMVKARQYPWGVVQVENENHCDFVKLREMLICVNMEDLREQTHTRHYELYRRCKLEEMGFTDTNPESKPVSLQETYEAKRHEFLGDLQRREEEMRQMFVQRVKEKETELKEAERELQGKFEQLKRLHSEEKSKLDEKRRSLEDEINTFSKKKTAAELLQGQPFNTNANLKKDKDRKNSGFM from the exons ATGTATGCTGCTGAAACTGATCTGCCATCTCCAGGTCTATCCACAATCAGTGTCAGTAAA GACAAAAATGCCCGGCCCCTGTCCTTGTCTGGCCATGTTGGCTTCGACAGCCTACCTCACCAGCTGGTCAACAAATCAACATGTCAAGGTTTCTGCTTCAATATCCTCTGTATTG GCGAAACGGGTATTGGCAAATCCACCCTAATGGACACACTGTTCAACACTAACTTTGAGAACTTTGAGTCGTCTCACTTCGAGCCCAAGGTGAAGCTGCGAGCGCAGACCTATGACCTGCAGGAGAGCAACGTGCAACTCAAGCTGACCATCGTCAACACAGTGGGCTTTGGGGACCAGAtgaacaagcaggagag CTACCAGCATGTTGTGGACTACATTGACACCCAGTTCGAGTCGTATCTACAGGAAGAGTTGAAGATCAAGCGGTCCCTCCACAACTACCACGACTCCCGTATCCATGCCTGTCTCTACTTCATCGCCCCTTCAGGACACTCTCTCAAGTCCCTGGACCTGGTCACCATGAAGAAACTGGACAGCAAG GTCAACATCATTCCTGTCATCGCCAAAGCAGACACGATCTCCAAGAGCGAGCTCCACAAGTTTAAGATCAAGATCATGAGTGAGTTGGTCAGTAACGGTGTCCAGATCTACCAGTTCCCTACCGACGACGAGACCGTCTCCAAGATCAACACTGCCATGAAT GGTATCCTGCCTTTTGCTGTTGTGGGGAGCTCAGAGGAGGTGAAGATTGGAAATAAAATGGTCAAAGCTCGGCAGTATCCCTGGGGTGTGGTGCAAG TGGAGAATGAGAACCACTGTGACTTTGTGAAGCTGAGGGAGATGCTGATCTGTGTGAACATGGAGGACCTGAGGGAGCAGACCCACACGCGCCACTACGAGCTCTACCGCCGCTGCAAACTGGAGGAGATGGGATTCACAGACACGAACCCAGAGAGCAAGCCAGTCAG CCTGCAGGAGACCTATGAAGCCAAGCGTCACGAGTTCCTGGGAGATTTGCagcggagagaggaggagatgaggcaGATGTTTGTCCAGAGAGTCAAGGAGAAGGAGACTGAGCTGAAGGAAGCTGAGAGAGAg TTGCAAGGTAAGTTTGAGCAGCTGAAGAGACTGCACTCTGAGGAGAAGAGCAAGCTGGATGAGAAGAGAAGGTCCCTGGAGGACGAGATCAACACCTTCAGCAAGAAGAAAACAGCTGCCGAGCTGCTCCAAGGCCAGCCCTTCAACACTAACGCCAACCTCAAGAAGGACAAAGACCGTAAAAA CTCTGGGTTCATGTGA
- the cep70 gene encoding centrosomal protein of 70 kDa isoform X4, translating into MQEQTEWDAVNRLLQHHGFKPVHFADPVENKNLADLVLLEKKSACDIRTMLRTMLTDSERRQTLIQELIQSNNQLKEEAQQHVSRAARQSQRVSELEGVLDGVKSKLQDLEDSYIGKAAQQHSKVHQLQHDKRDAQKRCQGLEQKLSEEKDVASQLQRKLYFTVTEEEKRVARQNQVFQQIHKRSARPNSPVDQQVLDVIDIYEAQMEQLRDDIKSLKGESGGSQTSDQSQSSMRSTTGVSPNHKALLKSYQEQLKDSKAQRVELRNEIQQLKQDLESRPTVKELKSYKEQLRRMDKLIQQNNMRSAREFKEEESAALSNQEVAKARALAARHEKVLNDIRAVLTTSGAPLRLHRARPSTSHTLSNRASEMVEFDELLSTLEMWAEQLASLKDLHCALSKLMLRLLPWQPAGANSLMESVRVEDLMLLVDTLLEETNSGEDKVLRSPTKNTLQSMVSHFQKLFDITSLSGVYPRMNEVYTRLGEMTNAMRNLRDILALDDRAPPSEVVNQVASLVNSPEATVGQELHVLLGTSDIDSIILKVKEHEEFFPAFYFLVQELLQTLDVDCLDDIMPVLRSLKSRAE; encoded by the exons ATG CAGGAGCAGACAGAGTGGGATGCTGTGAACAGACTCCTCCAGCACCATGGGTTCAAGCCGGTTCACTTTGCTGATCCTGTCGAGAATAAGAACCTTGCAG ACTTGGTTCTTCTGGAGAAGAAGTCGGCCTGTGACATCAGGACTATGCTGCGGACGATGCTTACAGACTCGGAGAGGAGACAGACCTTGATTCAGGAGCTCATCCAGTCCAACAACCAACTTAA AGAGGAGGCTCAGCAGCACGTTAGCCGCGCTGCCCGTCAGTCCCAGAGGGTGTCCGAGTTGGAGGGAGTTCTGGACGGGGTGAAGAGCAAGCTGCAGGACCTGGAAGACAGTTACATTGGCAAGGCCGCGCAGCAGCACAGCAAAGTGCACCAACTTCAGCACGACAAGAGAGATGCACAG AAACGCTGCCAGGGCCTGGAGCAGAAGCTGTCTGAGGAGAAAGATGTGGCTTCCCAGCTGCAGCGGAAGCTCTACTTCACCGTGACAGAGGAAGAGAAgcgggttgctaggcagaaccaGGTGTTTCAGCAGATCCACAAGAGATCAGCTCGGCCCAACTCACCAGTGGACCAGCA GGTGTTGGATGTAATTGACATCTATGAGGCCCAAATGGAACAGCTCCGCGATGATATCAA GTCCCTCAAAGGAGAGTCTGGGGGATCACAAACATCTGACCAATCGCAGAGCAGCATGAGAAGCACCACCGGGGTCTCCCCCAATCACAAAGCTCTCCTGAAG TCCTATCAGGAACAGTTAAAGGACAGCAAAGCGCAGAGGGTGGAGCTTAGGAATGAAATTCAGCAGTTGAAGCAAGACTTGGAATCTAGGCCCACAGTGAAAGAGCTGAAGTCCTACAAAGAACAACTGAGACGCATGGACAAACTTATTCAACAGAATAACATGAG GTCTGCTCGGGAGTTTAAAGAAGAGGAGAGTGCTGCTCTGAGTAACCAGGAGGTGGCGAAGGCAAGGGCCTTGGCTGCCAGACACGAGAAG GTTCTGAATGACATCAGAGCGGTTTTGACTACTTCCGGGGCTCCACTGAGGCTCCATAGAGCGAGGCCATCAACCAGCCATACGCTGTCCAACAGGGCCTCGGAGATGGTCGAGTTTGACGAACTCCTCTCCACTCTGGAGATGTGGGCTGAACAACTGGCTTCACTGAAG GACCTGCACTGTGCCCTGAGTAAGTTGATGCTGAGACTGTTACCATGGCAGCCAGCAGGCGCTAATAGTCTTATGGAAAGTGTTCGAGTGGAGGACCTTATGCTATTGGTGGACACTCTGCTAGAGGAGACCAACTCTGGGGAGGATAAG GTGTTGAGGAGCCCCACTAAGAACACTCTCCAGTCCATGGTGTCCCACTTCCAGAAGCTGTTTGATATAACCTCCCTCAGCGGGGTGTATCCACGTATGAACGAGGTCTACACCAGGCTTGGGGAGATGACCAACGCTATGAGGAACCTGAGGGACATCCTGGCCCTGG ATGACAGAGCGCCCCCTAGTGAAGTGGTAAACCAGGTAGCCAGTCTAGTCAACTCCCCAGAGGCCACGGTTGGCCAAGAGCTCCACGTCCTCCTGGGAACCAGTGATATTGACAG TATTATTTTGAAGGTAAAGGAACATGAGGAGTTCTTCCCTGCATTCTACTTTTTGGTTCAGGAGCTGCTCCAGACTCTAG ATGTTGACTGTCTGGATGACATCATGCCCGTTCTGAGGTCACTAAAGTCAAGAGCAGAGTAA
- the cep70 gene encoding centrosomal protein of 70 kDa isoform X2, giving the protein MEQQEQTEWDAVNRLLQHHGFKPVHFADPVENKNLADLVLLEKKSACDIRTMLRTMLTDSERRQTLIQELIQSNNQLKEEAQQHVSRAARQSQRVSELEGVLDGVKSKLQDLEDSYIGKAAQQHSKVHQLQHDKRDAQKRCQGLEQKLSEEKDVASQLQRKLYFTVTEEEKRVARQNQVFQQIHKRSARPNSPVDQQVLDVIDIYEAQMEQLRDDIKSLKGESGGSQTSDQSQSSMRSTTGVSPNHKALLKSYQEQLKDSKAQRVELRNEIQQLKQDLESRPTVKELKSYKEQLRRMDKLIQQNNMRSAREFKEEESAALSNQEVAKARALAARHEKVLNDIRAVLTTSGAPLRLHRARPSTSHTLSNRASEMVEFDELLSTLEMWAEQLASLKDLHCALSKLMLRLLPWQPAGANSLMESVRVEDLMLLVDTLLEETNSGEDKVLRSPTKNTLQSMVSHFQKLFDITSLSGVYPRMNEVYTRLGEMTNAMRNLRDILALDDRAPPSEVVNQVASLVNSPEATVGQELHVLLGTSDIDSIILKVKEHEEFFPAFYFLVQELLQTLDVDCLDDIMPVLRSLKSRAE; this is encoded by the exons ATGGAACAG CAGGAGCAGACAGAGTGGGATGCTGTGAACAGACTCCTCCAGCACCATGGGTTCAAGCCGGTTCACTTTGCTGATCCTGTCGAGAATAAGAACCTTGCAG ACTTGGTTCTTCTGGAGAAGAAGTCGGCCTGTGACATCAGGACTATGCTGCGGACGATGCTTACAGACTCGGAGAGGAGACAGACCTTGATTCAGGAGCTCATCCAGTCCAACAACCAACTTAA AGAGGAGGCTCAGCAGCACGTTAGCCGCGCTGCCCGTCAGTCCCAGAGGGTGTCCGAGTTGGAGGGAGTTCTGGACGGGGTGAAGAGCAAGCTGCAGGACCTGGAAGACAGTTACATTGGCAAGGCCGCGCAGCAGCACAGCAAAGTGCACCAACTTCAGCACGACAAGAGAGATGCACAG AAACGCTGCCAGGGCCTGGAGCAGAAGCTGTCTGAGGAGAAAGATGTGGCTTCCCAGCTGCAGCGGAAGCTCTACTTCACCGTGACAGAGGAAGAGAAgcgggttgctaggcagaaccaGGTGTTTCAGCAGATCCACAAGAGATCAGCTCGGCCCAACTCACCAGTGGACCAGCA GGTGTTGGATGTAATTGACATCTATGAGGCCCAAATGGAACAGCTCCGCGATGATATCAA GTCCCTCAAAGGAGAGTCTGGGGGATCACAAACATCTGACCAATCGCAGAGCAGCATGAGAAGCACCACCGGGGTCTCCCCCAATCACAAAGCTCTCCTGAAG TCCTATCAGGAACAGTTAAAGGACAGCAAAGCGCAGAGGGTGGAGCTTAGGAATGAAATTCAGCAGTTGAAGCAAGACTTGGAATCTAGGCCCACAGTGAAAGAGCTGAAGTCCTACAAAGAACAACTGAGACGCATGGACAAACTTATTCAACAGAATAACATGAG GTCTGCTCGGGAGTTTAAAGAAGAGGAGAGTGCTGCTCTGAGTAACCAGGAGGTGGCGAAGGCAAGGGCCTTGGCTGCCAGACACGAGAAG GTTCTGAATGACATCAGAGCGGTTTTGACTACTTCCGGGGCTCCACTGAGGCTCCATAGAGCGAGGCCATCAACCAGCCATACGCTGTCCAACAGGGCCTCGGAGATGGTCGAGTTTGACGAACTCCTCTCCACTCTGGAGATGTGGGCTGAACAACTGGCTTCACTGAAG GACCTGCACTGTGCCCTGAGTAAGTTGATGCTGAGACTGTTACCATGGCAGCCAGCAGGCGCTAATAGTCTTATGGAAAGTGTTCGAGTGGAGGACCTTATGCTATTGGTGGACACTCTGCTAGAGGAGACCAACTCTGGGGAGGATAAG GTGTTGAGGAGCCCCACTAAGAACACTCTCCAGTCCATGGTGTCCCACTTCCAGAAGCTGTTTGATATAACCTCCCTCAGCGGGGTGTATCCACGTATGAACGAGGTCTACACCAGGCTTGGGGAGATGACCAACGCTATGAGGAACCTGAGGGACATCCTGGCCCTGG ATGACAGAGCGCCCCCTAGTGAAGTGGTAAACCAGGTAGCCAGTCTAGTCAACTCCCCAGAGGCCACGGTTGGCCAAGAGCTCCACGTCCTCCTGGGAACCAGTGATATTGACAG TATTATTTTGAAGGTAAAGGAACATGAGGAGTTCTTCCCTGCATTCTACTTTTTGGTTCAGGAGCTGCTCCAGACTCTAG ATGTTGACTGTCTGGATGACATCATGCCCGTTCTGAGGTCACTAAAGTCAAGAGCAGAGTAA
- the LOC120033185 gene encoding ankyrin repeat domain-containing protein SOWAHC-like: MFHLPRRPFPTNAQDSLLSRHPSSVDGADEGQYYDFQQSISGSDSNTTKGSRNNFIELMMNSSLQVRRSMVLRNSDSASVVSSTTDEDGASVTLDPLEHEWMMCASDGQWESLHRLLSCEPNLVMKKDFVTGFTCLHWAAKQGKQELLALIVNFAKQHTVPININAQSSAGYTPLHLAAMHNQVEVVKLLVGAYDADVEARDYNGKKACQYLTNSVAVDIRDIIGAGGDGDSDSESTDYGDGGRWRLSKVLQSNLMPIKLHGHSEEDTGDGADQARQKPLLRKSSFSKMRPKLQKIRFRSSQIVHSTPFPAHCETEELNWSRKSSFKSRPMSNLFG; this comes from the coding sequence ATGTTCCACTTACCCAGACGTCCATTTCCAACTAATGCACAGGACAGCCTGCTGTCCCGTCACCCTTCATCAGTGGACGGGGCAGACGAAGGCCAGTATTATGATTTTCAACAGAGCATATCTGGGAGTGACAGCAACACAACTAAAGGTAGCCGTAATAACTTTATTGAGCTCATGATGAACAGCTCCCTCCAGGTGCGACGCAGCATGGTGTTGCGGAACTCAGACTCCGCCTCTGTGGTTTCCTCTACTACAGACGAAGACGGTGCTTCAGTCACTCTGGACCCGTTGGAACACGAATGGATGATGTGCGCATCCGACGGCCAATGGGAGAGTCTCCACCGTCTCCTTTCCTGTGAACCGAACCTTGTCATGAAGAAGGATTTTGTGACTGGGTTCACCTGCCTGCACTGGGCCGCCAAGCAGGGCAAACAAGAACTGCTGGCGCTTATCGTAAACTTTGCCAAACAACACACAGTGCCCATCAACATCAACGCCCAGTCAAGTGCTGGCTACACGCCACTACACTTAGCAGCAATGCACAACCAAGTTGAGGTGGTGAAGTTACTGGTAGGAGCCTATGACGCAGACGTAGAGGCCAGAGATTACAATGGGAAAAAGGCGTGTCAGTATCTTACAAACAGTGTGGCCGTTGATATCCGTGACATCATCGGGGCGGGTGGTGACGGCGACTCGGACTCAGAGAGCACGGACTATGGGGATGGGGGGCGTTGGAGGCTGTCTAAAGTTCTCCAGTCTAATCTGATGCCCATCAAACTGCACGGTCACAGTGAGGAGGACACAGGTGATGGAGCAGACCAGGCCAGACAGAAACCCTTGCTGAGGAAATCGTCCTTTAGCAAGATGAGGCCCAAACTTCAGAAGATCCGCTTCAGATCTTCACAGATAGTTCACAGCACACCGTTCCCAGCACATTGTGAGACAGAGGAGCTTAACTGGTCCAGGAAAAGCTCATTTAAATCCAGACCCATGTCAAATCTGTTTGGCTGA
- the cep70 gene encoding centrosomal protein of 70 kDa isoform X3, translating into MQQEQTEWDAVNRLLQHHGFKPVHFADPVENKNLADLVLLEKKSACDIRTMLRTMLTDSERRQTLIQELIQSNNQLKEEAQQHVSRAARQSQRVSELEGVLDGVKSKLQDLEDSYIGKAAQQHSKVHQLQHDKRDAQKRCQGLEQKLSEEKDVASQLQRKLYFTVTEEEKRVARQNQVFQQIHKRSARPNSPVDQQVLDVIDIYEAQMEQLRDDIKSLKGESGGSQTSDQSQSSMRSTTGVSPNHKALLKSYQEQLKDSKAQRVELRNEIQQLKQDLESRPTVKELKSYKEQLRRMDKLIQQNNMRSAREFKEEESAALSNQEVAKARALAARHEKVLNDIRAVLTTSGAPLRLHRARPSTSHTLSNRASEMVEFDELLSTLEMWAEQLASLKDLHCALSKLMLRLLPWQPAGANSLMESVRVEDLMLLVDTLLEETNSGEDKVLRSPTKNTLQSMVSHFQKLFDITSLSGVYPRMNEVYTRLGEMTNAMRNLRDILALDDRAPPSEVVNQVASLVNSPEATVGQELHVLLGTSDIDSIILKVKEHEEFFPAFYFLVQELLQTLDVDCLDDIMPVLRSLKSRAE; encoded by the exons ATG CAGCAGGAGCAGACAGAGTGGGATGCTGTGAACAGACTCCTCCAGCACCATGGGTTCAAGCCGGTTCACTTTGCTGATCCTGTCGAGAATAAGAACCTTGCAG ACTTGGTTCTTCTGGAGAAGAAGTCGGCCTGTGACATCAGGACTATGCTGCGGACGATGCTTACAGACTCGGAGAGGAGACAGACCTTGATTCAGGAGCTCATCCAGTCCAACAACCAACTTAA AGAGGAGGCTCAGCAGCACGTTAGCCGCGCTGCCCGTCAGTCCCAGAGGGTGTCCGAGTTGGAGGGAGTTCTGGACGGGGTGAAGAGCAAGCTGCAGGACCTGGAAGACAGTTACATTGGCAAGGCCGCGCAGCAGCACAGCAAAGTGCACCAACTTCAGCACGACAAGAGAGATGCACAG AAACGCTGCCAGGGCCTGGAGCAGAAGCTGTCTGAGGAGAAAGATGTGGCTTCCCAGCTGCAGCGGAAGCTCTACTTCACCGTGACAGAGGAAGAGAAgcgggttgctaggcagaaccaGGTGTTTCAGCAGATCCACAAGAGATCAGCTCGGCCCAACTCACCAGTGGACCAGCA GGTGTTGGATGTAATTGACATCTATGAGGCCCAAATGGAACAGCTCCGCGATGATATCAA GTCCCTCAAAGGAGAGTCTGGGGGATCACAAACATCTGACCAATCGCAGAGCAGCATGAGAAGCACCACCGGGGTCTCCCCCAATCACAAAGCTCTCCTGAAG TCCTATCAGGAACAGTTAAAGGACAGCAAAGCGCAGAGGGTGGAGCTTAGGAATGAAATTCAGCAGTTGAAGCAAGACTTGGAATCTAGGCCCACAGTGAAAGAGCTGAAGTCCTACAAAGAACAACTGAGACGCATGGACAAACTTATTCAACAGAATAACATGAG GTCTGCTCGGGAGTTTAAAGAAGAGGAGAGTGCTGCTCTGAGTAACCAGGAGGTGGCGAAGGCAAGGGCCTTGGCTGCCAGACACGAGAAG GTTCTGAATGACATCAGAGCGGTTTTGACTACTTCCGGGGCTCCACTGAGGCTCCATAGAGCGAGGCCATCAACCAGCCATACGCTGTCCAACAGGGCCTCGGAGATGGTCGAGTTTGACGAACTCCTCTCCACTCTGGAGATGTGGGCTGAACAACTGGCTTCACTGAAG GACCTGCACTGTGCCCTGAGTAAGTTGATGCTGAGACTGTTACCATGGCAGCCAGCAGGCGCTAATAGTCTTATGGAAAGTGTTCGAGTGGAGGACCTTATGCTATTGGTGGACACTCTGCTAGAGGAGACCAACTCTGGGGAGGATAAG GTGTTGAGGAGCCCCACTAAGAACACTCTCCAGTCCATGGTGTCCCACTTCCAGAAGCTGTTTGATATAACCTCCCTCAGCGGGGTGTATCCACGTATGAACGAGGTCTACACCAGGCTTGGGGAGATGACCAACGCTATGAGGAACCTGAGGGACATCCTGGCCCTGG ATGACAGAGCGCCCCCTAGTGAAGTGGTAAACCAGGTAGCCAGTCTAGTCAACTCCCCAGAGGCCACGGTTGGCCAAGAGCTCCACGTCCTCCTGGGAACCAGTGATATTGACAG TATTATTTTGAAGGTAAAGGAACATGAGGAGTTCTTCCCTGCATTCTACTTTTTGGTTCAGGAGCTGCTCCAGACTCTAG ATGTTGACTGTCTGGATGACATCATGCCCGTTCTGAGGTCACTAAAGTCAAGAGCAGAGTAA